A portion of the uncultured Draconibacterium sp. genome contains these proteins:
- the sppA gene encoding signal peptide peptidase SppA, producing MKEFFKYVLATIVGFIALSLIGIFLMFIVFGAIVASADKEVTVADQSMLVIDLSQSIVDRAPNDPFEDLELPGIFSSVKTIGLDNISESLKKAVNDDRIKGIYLKLSTTNGGFASVEEIRNDLIAFKDSCDKPIYAVADQMLLDQKGYYVATVADQIVLHPEVTLDFRGLSSELMFYKNALEKLGVEMQIIRGPNNKFKSAVEPYMLDKMSEANREQRLVYMNSLWNHMLGGISEMRGISVEKLNELANEAQTYKKANEMVTNGLIDAAKYRDEVLNDMREITGIEGTEAIPVVSVKDYARVPIKGQTKKYSRNKVAVIYASGEIGTTLSADEGINGDELGREIRKVRQDSSYKAIVLRVNSPGGAVFDSETIWREVKLAAEEKTLVVSFGDVAASGGYYISCPADKIVASPNTITGSIGIFGQIPNFGELMNDKLGITTDAVGTNEHSDFVSLMRPMTPYEKQRMTHYISIGYDTFLSHVADGRGMTKEEVDNIGQGRVWSGENAMEIGLIDEFGGLEHAIKLAAEMEGLDDYRTISLPALTSPFEEMFNLGGNVKARILKGELGEKYRYYEHLKKATEMNGIFARMPYDIYLN from the coding sequence ATGAAAGAATTCTTCAAATACGTATTAGCGACTATTGTTGGCTTTATTGCATTGTCGCTGATTGGTATATTTTTGATGTTTATTGTTTTTGGGGCAATTGTAGCATCAGCAGATAAGGAGGTTACAGTTGCCGATCAATCGATGTTGGTAATTGATTTAAGCCAAAGTATTGTCGACCGGGCACCAAACGATCCTTTCGAGGATCTGGAACTTCCCGGAATTTTTAGTTCGGTAAAAACAATCGGGTTAGATAATATTAGCGAATCGTTAAAAAAGGCAGTTAATGATGATCGTATAAAAGGTATTTACCTGAAACTATCGACAACAAATGGTGGTTTTGCATCGGTTGAAGAAATCAGAAATGATTTAATTGCTTTTAAAGACAGTTGCGATAAACCAATTTACGCCGTTGCCGATCAAATGTTGTTAGACCAAAAAGGTTATTATGTGGCAACAGTAGCCGACCAGATTGTTCTTCATCCAGAAGTTACACTTGATTTTCGCGGATTGAGCAGCGAGTTGATGTTTTATAAAAATGCTCTTGAAAAACTGGGTGTTGAAATGCAGATTATTCGTGGCCCAAACAATAAGTTTAAATCGGCAGTTGAACCATACATGCTGGATAAAATGAGCGAAGCAAACCGCGAACAGCGTTTGGTTTATATGAATAGTTTATGGAACCATATGTTGGGCGGAATTTCGGAAATGCGTGGAATTTCGGTTGAAAAATTAAACGAACTGGCCAACGAAGCACAAACCTATAAAAAAGCCAACGAAATGGTTACGAATGGTTTGATTGATGCGGCAAAATACCGCGACGAGGTACTGAATGATATGCGCGAAATTACAGGAATTGAAGGAACAGAAGCAATTCCGGTGGTAAGCGTAAAAGATTATGCCAGAGTACCGATTAAAGGGCAAACTAAAAAATACAGCAGAAATAAAGTAGCCGTTATTTATGCCAGTGGCGAAATAGGCACAACACTAAGTGCTGATGAAGGAATTAACGGCGACGAGCTTGGACGCGAGATTCGTAAAGTTCGCCAGGACAGTTCGTACAAAGCCATTGTTTTGCGTGTAAATTCTCCGGGTGGAGCTGTTTTCGATTCGGAAACAATTTGGCGCGAAGTTAAATTGGCTGCTGAAGAAAAAACACTGGTAGTTTCGTTTGGCGATGTAGCTGCTTCGGGAGGTTATTACATTTCGTGTCCGGCCGATAAAATCGTTGCCAGTCCGAATACAATTACTGGATCGATTGGTATTTTCGGGCAAATTCCAAACTTTGGCGAGCTAATGAACGACAAATTGGGAATTACAACAGATGCCGTTGGAACGAACGAACACTCAGATTTTGTTTCGTTAATGCGCCCGATGACTCCGTACGAAAAACAACGCATGACTCATTACATTTCTATTGGTTACGACACTTTCTTGTCGCATGTTGCCGATGGCAGAGGGATGACCAAAGAAGAAGTAGATAACATTGGGCAGGGCCGTGTTTGGAGTGGCGAAAATGCAATGGAAATTGGTTTGATTGATGAGTTTGGAGGTTTGGAACATGCCATTAAACTGGCTGCCGAAATGGAAGGACTGGACGACTACAGAACGATTTCGTTGCCGGCTTTAACCAGCCCGTTTGAAGAAATGTTTAACCTGGGCGGAAACGTAAAGGCACGCATTTTAAAAGGCGAACTCGGCGAGAAATACCGTTATTACGAGCACTTGAAAAAGGCTACTGAAATGAACGGAATATTCGCACGTATGCCTTACGATATTTATTTGAATTAA
- the folK gene encoding 2-amino-4-hydroxy-6-hydroxymethyldihydropteridine diphosphokinase, which produces MNKVFLGIGGNIGDKHKNFIHVLNLIELKLGKIIQKSSVYETPPWGFQSNDVFWNQVVVIDTILEAEELLWHIHEVEEEFGRKRGNERYSSREMDIDILYFNDEFMESKDLIIPHPRIHERRFVLVPLVELAPDMKHPLRRLTSIEMLENCLDESVIKKVDLQ; this is translated from the coding sequence ATGAACAAGGTATTTCTCGGAATAGGTGGAAATATTGGCGATAAGCATAAAAATTTTATTCACGTCCTTAATTTGATTGAACTAAAATTAGGCAAAATAATTCAGAAATCATCAGTTTATGAAACGCCGCCCTGGGGGTTTCAAAGTAACGATGTTTTTTGGAACCAGGTAGTGGTTATTGACACCATACTTGAGGCTGAAGAATTGTTATGGCATATTCACGAAGTTGAAGAAGAGTTTGGTCGAAAGCGAGGAAACGAACGTTACTCATCGCGCGAAATGGATATAGATATTCTTTATTTTAACGATGAGTTTATGGAGTCAAAAGATCTCATTATTCCTCATCCACGTATTCACGAACGACGCTTTGTGCTCGTTCCGTTAGTAGAACTGGCACCAGATATGAAACATCCGCTTCGCCGTTTAACCAGCATAGAAATGCTGGAAAACTGTCTGGATGAATCGGTAATAAAGAAAGTAGATTTACAGTAA
- the hflX gene encoding GTPase HflX, producing the protein MIETAPETEKAVIVGLINQDQDERQAKEYLDELEFLADTAGAQVLKKFTQKLDIPNKATFVGPGKLDEINKYIKVVEADTVIFDDELTPTQLRNVERELECKILDRTNLILDIFAKRAKTAHAKTQVELAQYQYLLPRLTRMWTHLERQRGGIGMRGPGETQIETDRRIILDKISRLKTQLIKIDKQKATQRKNRGKMVRVALVGYTNVGKSTIMNMMAKSEVFAENKLFATLDTTVRKVVIGNLPFLLADTVGFIRKLPHGLVESFKSTLDEVREADILLHVVDISHPGFEEQIETVDSTLEEIEAGDKPTFYIFNKIDAFTYEEKDEDDLSPRTRDNFTLDEWRSSWMAKSNTPALFISAKDKTNIEEFKVELYEKVKGIHSQRFPYNDYLYNSDWTKGIQE; encoded by the coding sequence ATGATAGAAACAGCACCAGAAACAGAAAAAGCGGTTATTGTAGGACTGATCAACCAGGATCAGGATGAACGTCAGGCAAAAGAATACCTCGATGAGTTGGAGTTTTTAGCCGATACAGCAGGTGCGCAAGTATTAAAAAAATTTACGCAAAAGCTGGATATTCCCAATAAAGCCACATTTGTTGGGCCGGGAAAACTCGACGAGATTAATAAATATATAAAAGTTGTTGAAGCTGATACAGTAATTTTCGACGACGAACTTACACCAACACAACTACGAAATGTTGAACGCGAACTGGAGTGTAAGATCCTTGATCGTACCAATCTTATCCTCGATATTTTTGCAAAAAGGGCAAAAACAGCGCACGCAAAAACACAGGTTGAATTGGCGCAGTACCAGTATTTATTACCGCGATTAACACGAATGTGGACTCACCTTGAGCGTCAGCGTGGAGGTATTGGTATGCGTGGTCCGGGTGAGACTCAGATTGAAACCGACCGCCGTATTATTCTCGATAAAATTTCGCGACTAAAAACGCAGCTGATAAAAATCGATAAACAAAAGGCCACGCAGCGCAAAAACCGCGGGAAAATGGTGCGCGTGGCTCTAGTGGGGTATACAAACGTAGGTAAATCAACCATTATGAATATGATGGCAAAGTCGGAAGTGTTTGCCGAAAATAAACTTTTTGCCACACTCGATACCACTGTGCGAAAAGTTGTTATCGGGAACCTGCCTTTCCTGTTGGCTGATACTGTTGGATTTATTCGTAAACTGCCACACGGTTTGGTTGAGTCGTTTAAGTCGACACTCGATGAGGTTCGCGAAGCAGATATACTTTTACACGTTGTTGATATTTCGCACCCTGGATTTGAGGAACAAATAGAAACGGTTGACAGCACGCTGGAGGAAATTGAAGCCGGTGATAAACCTACTTTTTATATTTTTAATAAGATTGATGCTTTTACATACGAAGAGAAAGACGAGGATGACCTTTCGCCACGAACACGTGATAACTTTACATTAGATGAGTGGAGAAGCTCGTGGATGGCCAAAAGCAATACACCTGCCTTATTCATTTCGGCAAAAGACAAAACCAATATCGAGGAGTTTAAAGTCGAACTTTACGAAAAGGTAAAAGGAATTCACTCGCAACGCTTTCCGTATAACGATTATCTCTATAATTCGGATTGGACAAAAGGAATTCAGGAGTAG
- a CDS encoding TonB family protein: MELKKTPKADLEAKKNTFWLVGLVVALGISLLAFEWTTKPTKAADLGSIQTAEVEEEIIPITREQEVKPPPPPPPPKVVEVLNIVDDDVEIEDELEIEDTEADEETVIDVAPVIETAEEEEEEEAQVFFIVEDMPEFPGGDLALRKYIANAIKYPVIAQENGIQGKVYVTFVVSKTGKVTDAKIARGVDPSLDKEALRVVNALPPWKPGKQRGKPVNVSYTVPINFVLQ, translated from the coding sequence ACTTAAAAAAACACCAAAAGCTGATCTGGAAGCCAAAAAGAATACATTTTGGCTGGTAGGATTAGTTGTCGCGTTGGGGATTTCGCTTTTGGCTTTTGAGTGGACTACAAAACCAACAAAAGCAGCCGACCTTGGTAGTATCCAAACGGCAGAAGTTGAAGAAGAAATCATCCCTATTACTCGTGAACAAGAGGTTAAACCACCTCCACCACCTCCACCACCAAAAGTTGTTGAGGTACTGAACATTGTTGACGATGATGTTGAGATTGAAGACGAGCTGGAAATTGAAGACACAGAGGCTGACGAAGAAACTGTAATCGACGTTGCTCCTGTTATTGAAACAGCTGAAGAAGAAGAAGAGGAAGAAGCACAGGTTTTCTTTATTGTAGAAGACATGCCTGAATTCCCGGGAGGAGACCTTGCATTGCGTAAATATATTGCCAATGCTATCAAGTATCCTGTAATCGCACAGGAAAACGGTATTCAAGGTAAAGTATATGTAACTTTCGTTGTAAGTAAAACCGGAAAAGTTACCGATGCTAAAATTGCGAGGGGAGTTGACCCTTCATTGGATAAAGAAGCACTTCGCGTTGTAAACGCACTTCCACCATGGAAGCCAGGAAAACAGCGTGGGAAACCGGTTAACGTATCGTACACGGTACCAATTAACTTCGTGTTGCAGTAA